The Nitrosospira lacus genome window below encodes:
- the pyk gene encoding pyruvate kinase — protein sequence MIRRTKIVATLGPASRDPKVLERMINAGVDVVRINFSHGTREEHIECAELTRSLARAAGHAVGVLADLQGPKIRIGKFEKGKIALKTGDKFILDAECTLGDQERVGLDYKELPNDVETGATLILDDGRIVLGVSDVQGSRVYCVVEQGGVLSNNKGINRKGGGLSAPALTSKDVEDIRTAAALKADYLAVSFPRSGEDMRWAREVMHEAGGKSLLMAKIERSEAILALDDILQASDAIMVARGDLAVEVGDAVVPALQKRMIRTARANNKLVITATQMMESMVTSPVPTRAEVSDVANAVLDGTDAVMLSAESAAGQYPVEAVAAMARVCLEAEKEYLASSELRRLQGGLPDTIEEAIARATMFTAGGLKLRAIAALTQSGRTVLLMSRRSSNVPIFALSPQEDTRRKMTLFRGVYPIKFGGGSNDPEIILNHAENELLKRGVVRNGDLIIMTIGEPVGKAGGTNTMKIVKVGEYRKASAKSEI from the coding sequence ATGATTCGAAGAACAAAAATCGTCGCCACGCTCGGCCCCGCATCCAGGGATCCAAAAGTTCTGGAGCGTATGATAAATGCGGGAGTGGATGTAGTACGCATCAATTTTTCTCACGGCACACGAGAGGAGCACATCGAGTGCGCCGAACTGACTCGTTCGCTGGCACGTGCGGCTGGCCATGCTGTGGGGGTGCTGGCGGATCTGCAGGGGCCAAAAATTCGGATTGGCAAATTTGAGAAAGGAAAGATTGCACTTAAGACCGGTGACAAATTTATACTCGACGCCGAATGTACGCTTGGCGATCAGGAACGGGTGGGACTGGATTACAAAGAGCTTCCCAATGATGTCGAGACGGGTGCGACACTAATCCTGGATGATGGCCGTATCGTGCTCGGTGTCTCCGATGTCCAGGGATCCCGGGTGTATTGCGTAGTTGAACAGGGCGGCGTGCTGTCCAACAACAAAGGTATCAACCGCAAAGGCGGCGGACTCAGCGCCCCCGCGCTGACCAGCAAAGACGTCGAAGACATCAGGACTGCCGCGGCGCTCAAGGCGGATTACCTCGCGGTATCCTTCCCTCGCTCCGGGGAGGATATGCGCTGGGCGCGCGAAGTGATGCACGAAGCCGGTGGTAAAAGTTTATTGATGGCGAAAATTGAGCGATCAGAGGCAATTCTGGCGTTGGATGATATTTTGCAGGCGTCCGACGCTATTATGGTGGCGCGTGGTGATCTTGCGGTAGAAGTAGGCGACGCGGTGGTGCCGGCGCTGCAGAAACGCATGATCCGCACGGCACGCGCCAACAATAAGCTGGTGATAACCGCCACGCAAATGATGGAGTCAATGGTCACCAGTCCGGTCCCCACCCGTGCCGAAGTATCTGATGTGGCGAATGCGGTACTTGATGGCACCGATGCGGTAATGCTGTCCGCGGAGTCCGCCGCGGGCCAGTACCCTGTCGAAGCTGTTGCGGCCATGGCCAGGGTTTGCCTCGAGGCGGAAAAGGAATATCTGGCGAGCAGCGAACTTCGCCGGCTTCAGGGCGGCCTTCCGGATACCATTGAGGAGGCGATCGCCCGTGCCACCATGTTCACTGCCGGTGGCCTGAAACTTCGCGCCATTGCCGCGCTTACGCAGAGCGGCAGAACGGTATTGCTGATGTCGCGCAGAAGCTCCAATGTACCCATATTTGCTTTAAGCCCGCAAGAGGACACCCGCCGTAAAATGACCTTGTTTCGCGGTGTTTACCCGATAAAATTTGGCGGCGGCTCGAATGATCCCGAGATCATCCTGAATCATGCGGAAAACGAGCTTCTCAAGCGGGGCGTGGTGCGCAATGGCGACCTGATTATCATGACCATCGGCGAACCGGTGGGCAAGGCGGGTGGTACCAATACCATGAAAATTGTCAAGGTGGGAGAATACAGAAAGGCTTCGGCGAAGTCTGAAATCTGA
- a CDS encoding phosphoglycerate kinase, which translates to MSVIKLIDLDLKGKRIFIRADLNVPVKDGKVTSDARITASMATINHCLKQGAKVMVTSHLGRPEEGVWSEENSLKPVAENIAARLGKPVRLIKDWVENGFEVAEGELVVLENCRINKGEKKNVDETAQKYAKLCDVFVMDAFGTAHRAEASTHGIAKYAPIACAGILLTEELDALTKALLNPARPMVAIVGGSKVSTKLTVLESLSEKVDQMVVGGGIANTFLKAAGKNTGKSLCEDDLVPTARALMDKMAKRHASIPIAVDVVVGKKFEANEPAILKDADSVADDEMIFDIGPKSAQELADIIMKAGTVVWNGPVGVFEFDQFGTGTKTIAMAIADTKAFTLAGGGDTIAAIQKYGIYDKISYISTAGGAFLEFLEGKKLPAVEILEQRAG; encoded by the coding sequence GTGTCCGTCATCAAACTCATCGATCTCGATCTTAAAGGCAAGCGTATCTTTATTCGTGCCGATCTGAATGTACCCGTTAAAGATGGCAAGGTTACATCCGATGCGCGTATTACCGCTTCCATGGCTACCATCAATCACTGCCTGAAACAGGGGGCTAAAGTGATGGTGACTTCGCATCTGGGCCGTCCGGAGGAAGGTGTGTGGTCTGAGGAGAATTCGCTCAAGCCGGTGGCCGAGAATATCGCTGCCCGTTTGGGCAAACCCGTGCGCCTGATCAAGGATTGGGTAGAAAACGGATTCGAGGTCGCGGAAGGTGAATTGGTCGTTCTGGAAAACTGCCGTATCAACAAAGGCGAAAAGAAGAATGTCGATGAGACTGCACAAAAGTATGCCAAGCTTTGCGATGTCTTTGTAATGGACGCCTTCGGCACAGCGCATCGTGCCGAGGCCTCGACCCATGGTATTGCCAAGTATGCGCCGATTGCTTGCGCAGGTATCCTGCTGACAGAGGAGCTGGATGCGCTAACCAAGGCTCTGCTGAATCCAGCGCGCCCCATGGTCGCGATTGTCGGGGGCTCCAAAGTCTCGACCAAGCTTACCGTGCTTGAATCCCTGTCGGAGAAAGTGGACCAGATGGTGGTTGGCGGCGGCATCGCCAATACCTTCCTCAAAGCTGCCGGCAAGAATACCGGGAAGTCTTTATGTGAGGATGACTTGGTTCCTACCGCGAGGGCATTGATGGATAAGATGGCGAAGCGCCACGCTTCCATTCCTATCGCGGTGGATGTCGTGGTGGGAAAAAAATTCGAGGCGAACGAACCGGCGATATTAAAAGATGCCGATTCAGTGGCCGATGACGAAATGATTTTCGATATCGGCCCGAAGAGTGCGCAGGAGTTGGCGGATATCATCATGAAAGCAGGCACAGTGGTATGGAATGGCCCCGTTGGCGTATTCGAGTTTGATCAATTCGGCACCGGGACCAAAACCATCGCCATGGCAATTGCCGATACCAAAGCATTTACCCTGGCTGGTGGTGGCGACACCATCGCCGCGATTCAGAAATACGGTATTTATGACAAGATATCGTACATTTCCACAGCTGGCGGCGCCTTCCTGGAATTCCTGGAAGGCAAGAAACTGCCCGCCGTGGAAATACTCGAACAGCGCGCAGGTTAA
- a CDS encoding CYTH and CHAD domain-containing protein, which yields MTAKIMSTEIELKLRLPPDAVARLQHNPLLKSLSISNSVRQKLYSVYYDTPDFDLRRNGVALRLRHEGKRWIQSIKGGGSAAAGLHQRNEWEAPVLKAQPDFTKISDPSLIRLFSTTSLREQLRPLFTTVINRSTRTLCLADGSEAEFCLDRGKIIAGDASVPICEIELELKSGSPLPLFQLARDLLHNIPVRLESVSKAERGYVLVSGSRSPPSKAQLVQLAPEMSVSEAFKTITWNCLSHLHDNEAGMLEGCDIEYLHQMRVALRRQRSALSIFSKVFSKAAFTQIAQELKWLTGQFGPARDWDVFVTETLAMVYPAFSAHQGMLALREKCEQMRRHHNKVARNAVESGHYTELILNLGAWLYAEPWLAQPGLPVSDDLPGTGSDVTVKEFSGTLLAHRHRQLKRYGRKLGSLSAPELHALRIIAKKQRYAAEFFAGFYPHKETKRYIQSLSMLQDILGVMNDTAIAERLLSELPIAKDESDEHEAVGIIRGWGMNLALVKKLELNKAWKHFNRNDSFW from the coding sequence GTGACAGCCAAAATAATGTCCACCGAGATCGAACTCAAATTGCGCTTGCCACCGGATGCTGTCGCCCGATTGCAGCATAATCCATTGCTGAAATCGTTAAGTATTTCGAATTCCGTCAGGCAAAAGCTTTACAGTGTCTACTATGACACGCCTGATTTTGATCTCAGGCGTAATGGCGTTGCATTGCGGTTGCGCCATGAGGGCAAACGGTGGATACAGTCCATCAAAGGTGGAGGTAGTGCCGCGGCGGGGCTGCATCAGCGTAACGAGTGGGAGGCGCCTGTGCTGAAAGCACAGCCCGATTTTACCAAGATCTCCGATCCCTCGCTCATTAGACTATTCAGCACTACCAGTCTGCGCGAGCAACTGCGGCCGTTGTTTACTACCGTCATCAACCGCAGCACTCGCACACTGTGTCTGGCTGATGGAAGCGAAGCGGAGTTTTGTCTCGATCGGGGAAAAATTATTGCGGGTGATGCCAGTGTTCCAATTTGCGAAATTGAACTGGAATTGAAATCGGGCAGTCCGTTGCCATTATTTCAGCTTGCGCGGGATCTACTGCACAATATTCCCGTCAGGCTGGAAAGTGTCAGTAAGGCAGAGCGTGGTTATGTGCTTGTTTCCGGCTCCAGATCTCCACCGTCCAAAGCCCAGTTGGTCCAGCTTGCACCTGAAATGAGTGTCAGTGAAGCGTTCAAAACGATAACATGGAATTGCCTCAGCCATTTGCATGACAACGAGGCCGGCATGCTGGAAGGATGCGACATCGAATATCTGCATCAGATGCGGGTTGCTTTGCGCAGGCAACGTTCCGCCTTGAGTATTTTTTCCAAGGTATTTTCCAAGGCTGCTTTTACTCAGATAGCACAGGAGTTGAAGTGGCTGACCGGGCAATTTGGTCCGGCGCGGGATTGGGATGTATTCGTCACGGAAACGCTGGCCATGGTTTACCCCGCTTTCTCCGCCCACCAGGGTATGCTGGCACTACGGGAAAAGTGTGAGCAAATGCGCCGCCATCACAATAAAGTTGCACGCAACGCTGTGGAATCCGGGCATTATACGGAGTTAATATTGAATCTGGGCGCTTGGCTATACGCGGAACCCTGGCTTGCTCAACCAGGTTTGCCGGTATCAGATGATTTGCCTGGAACGGGATCTGACGTGACGGTGAAAGAATTTTCCGGAACGTTGCTGGCGCATCGCCATCGTCAACTGAAAAGATACGGCAGGAAACTGGGGAGTCTCAGTGCGCCGGAATTACACGCTCTGCGCATCATCGCCAAGAAACAACGCTACGCTGCGGAGTTCTTTGCCGGGTTCTATCCGCATAAGGAGACGAAACGTTACATTCAGTCTTTATCCATGCTTCAAGATATTCTGGGCGTGATGAATGACACCGCCATTGCTGAACGCCTGCTGAGCGAACTCCCGATCGCCAAAGATGAAAGCGATGAGCATGAAGCCGTTGGCATCATCCGGGGTTGGGGTATGAACCTGGCGCTGGTTAAAAAACTGGAACTGAATAAGGCCTGGAAGCACTTCAATAGAAATGATTCATTCTGGTAA
- the gap gene encoding type I glyceraldehyde-3-phosphate dehydrogenase: MTIKVGINGFGRIGRMVFRAAIQNFKDIEVVAINDLLEPDYLAYMLQHDSVHGRFKGDVSIEGDTLVVNGKKIRLTAIKDPAELKWNEVGADVVIESTGLFLTKETCQKHITAGAKKVIMSAPSKDDTPMFVYGVNDKTYAGQSIISNASCTTNCLAPVAKVLNDTFGIKRGLMTTVHAATATQKTVDGPSNKDWRGGRGILENIIPSSTGAAKAVGVVIPELNKKLTGMAFRVPTSDVSVVDLTVELNKDATYEEICAAMKKASEGSMKGVLGYTDEKVVSTDFRGDSCTSIFDAEAGMSLDGSFVKVVSWYDNEWGYSSKILEMVRVAAAK, from the coding sequence ATGACAATCAAAGTCGGTATCAATGGGTTTGGCCGTATTGGACGCATGGTATTCCGCGCGGCAATACAAAATTTCAAAGACATCGAAGTCGTCGCGATTAACGATCTGCTTGAACCAGACTACCTGGCCTATATGCTGCAACACGACTCCGTGCATGGCCGCTTCAAGGGAGATGTCTCGATCGAGGGCGATACCCTGGTCGTCAATGGCAAGAAGATCCGCCTGACCGCCATCAAGGATCCGGCTGAACTGAAGTGGAACGAGGTAGGTGCCGATGTTGTCATTGAGTCTACGGGTCTTTTTCTGACCAAGGAAACCTGCCAGAAACATATTACGGCCGGTGCCAAAAAAGTCATCATGTCGGCACCGTCCAAGGATGACACGCCCATGTTCGTTTATGGCGTGAATGATAAAACATATGCTGGACAGTCCATCATTTCCAATGCGTCGTGTACCACCAACTGTCTTGCCCCTGTCGCCAAGGTATTGAACGACACCTTCGGTATCAAGCGCGGCCTGATGACTACCGTACATGCCGCCACTGCCACACAGAAGACTGTCGATGGCCCTTCCAACAAGGATTGGCGCGGAGGGCGCGGTATTCTTGAAAATATCATTCCGTCCTCGACCGGCGCCGCCAAAGCAGTCGGCGTGGTTATTCCGGAACTGAACAAGAAACTCACCGGCATGGCCTTCCGCGTACCGACTTCCGACGTATCGGTGGTCGACCTCACCGTCGAGTTGAATAAGGATGCCACCTACGAGGAAATCTGTGCCGCCATGAAGAAAGCATCGGAGGGATCCATGAAGGGGGTGCTCGGCTATACGGATGAAAAGGTCGTTTCCACCGATTTTCGCGGTGACAGTTGCACCTCCATTTTTGACGCGGAGGCTGGCATGTCGTTGGATGGCAGTTTCGTAAAGGTTGTTTCCTGGTACGACAACGAATGGGGTTATTCCAGCAAGATTCTGGAAATGGTCCGCGTTGCCGCCGCCAAGTAA
- the ppk1 gene encoding polyphosphate kinase 1, which translates to MPNPPTGGQFINRELGQIEFNRRVLAQADNKDNPLLERLKFLCIVSSNLDEFFEVRVAGLKEQITLDTHGFGPDGMLPLQVFKLVSEQAHSLVARQYQVLNQEVLPGLANEGIRFLRRAAWNDAQREWIKTFFFRELMPVLTPIGLDISHPFPRVLNKSLNFAVELEGKDAFGRSSGTAIVQAPRVLPRVILLPGEISTSEYNFVFLSSILHAHVGELFSGMSVLGCYQFRATRNSDLFVDEEEVKNLRVALQGELPQRHFGNAVRLEVADNCPQHMADFLLEQLGLSRDDFYQVEGPVNLVRLMQVPDRIERPNLKYPPFIPGLPLTLQKKKAVDIFQIIRKNDVLLHHPYQSFQPVIHFIQQASTDPDVVAIKQTVYRTGTDSLVMTALIAAASSGKEVTVVVELLARFDEEANINWASRLEEVGAHVVYGVVGHKTHAKMAMVVRREDGKLRRYVHVSTGNYHPSTARFYTDFGLFTCNEEVCADVNEVFMQLTGLGKAGKLKHLWQSPFSFHSQMLIAIDKEAQNARAGKPARIIAKMNALLEPEIIKALYAASAAGVKIDLIVRGVCALRPGITGLSENIRVRSIIGRFLEHTRIFYFRSGGAHAMYLSSADWMDRNFFRRIEICFPVLDTRLKKRVLVEGLNTYLRDNTQAWEMDSNGNYRLRSARASKKFCAQETLLAELAVARQPEI; encoded by the coding sequence ATGCCAAATCCTCCAACCGGCGGTCAATTTATCAATCGCGAACTCGGTCAGATCGAATTTAACCGCCGAGTCCTTGCACAGGCCGACAATAAAGACAATCCCCTTCTGGAGCGGCTGAAATTTCTTTGCATCGTCAGCAGTAATCTGGATGAGTTTTTCGAGGTTCGCGTCGCCGGATTGAAGGAACAAATCACTCTGGATACGCATGGTTTCGGACCCGATGGCATGTTGCCGCTGCAGGTATTCAAGCTGGTTTCCGAACAGGCTCATTCGCTGGTGGCGCGCCAATACCAGGTATTGAATCAGGAAGTCCTGCCTGGACTTGCGAATGAGGGTATCCGCTTCCTGCGCCGCGCCGCATGGAATGACGCTCAGCGCGAGTGGATCAAGACTTTTTTCTTTCGCGAACTGATGCCGGTACTCACCCCGATAGGCCTTGATATCTCGCACCCTTTCCCGCGTGTACTCAACAAAAGCCTGAATTTTGCAGTCGAGCTGGAAGGCAAGGATGCTTTTGGGCGCAGTTCCGGAACGGCTATCGTGCAAGCCCCGCGGGTATTGCCGCGCGTAATTCTTCTGCCGGGCGAAATCAGTACCAGCGAATATAATTTCGTGTTTCTGTCATCTATTCTGCATGCTCATGTGGGCGAATTGTTCTCCGGCATGAGTGTGCTGGGCTGCTACCAATTCCGCGCAACCCGGAATAGTGACTTGTTCGTGGACGAAGAGGAGGTTAAAAACCTGCGTGTCGCCCTACAGGGAGAGTTGCCTCAGCGCCATTTCGGCAACGCGGTACGGCTGGAAGTGGCGGACAATTGCCCACAACACATGGCGGATTTTTTGCTGGAGCAACTTGGCCTTTCCCGCGATGACTTCTATCAAGTGGAAGGGCCGGTGAATCTGGTGCGGTTGATGCAGGTTCCGGATCGTATTGAACGTCCCAATCTGAAATACCCGCCATTCATTCCCGGTCTCCCGCTCACGCTGCAAAAGAAAAAAGCCGTCGACATTTTTCAGATAATTCGCAAGAATGATGTTCTCCTGCATCATCCTTATCAATCGTTCCAGCCGGTGATTCACTTCATTCAGCAGGCGTCGACGGACCCCGACGTGGTGGCAATCAAACAGACCGTATACCGCACGGGAACGGATTCGCTGGTGATGACCGCGCTTATCGCCGCGGCGAGCAGCGGTAAAGAAGTCACGGTAGTGGTGGAATTGCTGGCGCGCTTCGACGAGGAGGCCAACATAAACTGGGCCAGCCGTCTGGAGGAGGTCGGTGCGCATGTGGTATATGGCGTGGTGGGGCACAAAACCCACGCCAAAATGGCGATGGTGGTACGGCGAGAAGATGGCAAACTGCGGCGTTACGTGCATGTGAGTACGGGTAATTATCATCCCAGTACCGCCCGCTTCTATACCGACTTCGGCTTGTTTACCTGCAACGAAGAAGTCTGCGCCGATGTGAATGAAGTCTTCATGCAACTTACCGGCCTCGGCAAGGCGGGAAAATTAAAACATCTATGGCAATCTCCATTCAGCTTTCATAGCCAGATGTTGATCGCTATCGATAAAGAGGCGCAGAATGCCAGAGCGGGGAAGCCCGCGCGTATCATAGCCAAAATGAATGCATTACTTGAGCCGGAAATTATTAAAGCGCTCTATGCCGCTTCAGCGGCCGGGGTAAAAATCGATCTCATTGTTCGCGGCGTGTGCGCCTTGCGTCCCGGCATCACGGGACTATCGGAGAACATCCGGGTGCGTTCCATAATTGGACGCTTTCTTGAGCACACCCGGATTTTCTATTTTCGTAGTGGCGGCGCCCACGCTATGTATCTCTCCAGCGCCGACTGGATGGATCGAAATTTTTTTCGCCGCATTGAAATATGTTTTCCCGTTCTGGACACCAGACTGAAAAAGCGTGTGCTTGTCGAGGGTTTGAATACCTACCTCAGGGACAATACCCAGGCATGGGAAATGGATAGCAACGGAAATTATCGTCTCAGATCCGCCCGTGCCAGCAAAAAATTCTGCGCTCAAGAAACACTGCTTGCGGAGCTTGCGGTCGCGAGACAGCCTGAGATATAG
- the tkt gene encoding transketolase, which produces MGTFRDFDAPVFKNLTSAIRALAMDAVQKANSGHPGMPMGMAEIAEVLWIHHLRHNPANPKWMDRDRFVLSNGHGSMLIYALLHLTGYDLPMEEIKRFRQLHSKTPGHPEYGYTPGVETTTGPLGQGLANAVGMALAEKILAADFNRPGFDVVNHYTYVFLGDGCLMEGISHEACSLAGTLGLGKLICFYDDNGISIDGHVEGWFTDDTPKRFEAYGWHVVPNVNGHDPVAIEAAIEAAKRASGKPSMICCKTVIGMGSPNKADTHEVHGAALGDVEIAATRPHIGWHHLPFEIPNDVYAMWDRRAKGEKLESEWNHKFAEYSERYPAEAAEFTRRMSGELPDGWREHVDGLIGRVDAKQETIATRKASQNAIEGLASALPELVGGSADLAGSNLTLWSGSKGCKRENGGNYVYYGVREFGMSAMMNGLSLHGGIIPYGATFLMFSEYARNALRMAALMKIRTLFVFTHDSIGLGEDGPTHQPVEQTATLRYIPNMDVWRPCDTVESTIAWARAIERKDGPSTLIFSRQNLPFQKRDAATIKLIDKGGYILSEAAGDKPQAIIIATGSEVGLAIMAQKALAETGIHVRVVSMPCTNLFDRQDPAYKDSVLPKGIGRVAVEAGVTDYWRKYVGLEGAVVGMDTFGESAPAGDLFKHFGFTVENVIKAVNSVI; this is translated from the coding sequence ATGGGAACATTTAGAGATTTTGATGCGCCGGTGTTCAAGAATCTTACCAGCGCTATCCGTGCGCTGGCTATGGACGCTGTGCAAAAAGCCAATTCGGGTCACCCCGGCATGCCCATGGGTATGGCGGAGATAGCTGAGGTATTATGGATTCATCATTTGCGCCACAACCCCGCCAATCCCAAATGGATGGACCGCGACCGGTTCGTGCTGTCCAATGGCCATGGTTCGATGCTGATTTATGCTTTGCTGCATCTTACTGGCTACGATTTGCCGATGGAGGAAATCAAACGCTTCCGCCAACTCCATTCCAAAACTCCCGGGCACCCTGAATATGGTTACACGCCGGGCGTAGAAACCACTACCGGCCCTTTGGGACAGGGGCTCGCCAACGCGGTAGGCATGGCACTGGCGGAGAAAATACTTGCCGCGGATTTTAACCGGCCCGGCTTTGACGTTGTCAATCATTACACTTACGTGTTTCTTGGTGATGGCTGTCTTATGGAAGGAATTTCTCATGAGGCCTGCTCGCTGGCAGGCACGCTGGGACTCGGCAAACTGATCTGTTTTTATGACGACAATGGCATTTCCATCGACGGCCATGTGGAAGGCTGGTTCACGGACGACACGCCCAAACGTTTCGAGGCTTATGGGTGGCATGTCGTTCCCAATGTGAATGGCCATGACCCGGTAGCGATCGAGGCGGCGATCGAAGCGGCCAAACGGGCCAGCGGAAAGCCTTCAATGATCTGCTGCAAAACCGTCATCGGCATGGGCTCTCCCAACAAGGCCGATACTCACGAAGTCCATGGTGCCGCGCTGGGTGACGTGGAGATAGCTGCTACCCGGCCACATATCGGCTGGCATCATCTGCCATTCGAAATCCCCAACGATGTCTATGCAATGTGGGATAGGCGCGCAAAAGGCGAAAAACTGGAGAGCGAGTGGAACCACAAGTTCGCCGAGTATAGCGAGAGATATCCCGCCGAGGCCGCCGAGTTCACGCGGCGCATGTCGGGGGAATTGCCGGATGGCTGGCGCGAGCACGTGGATGGCTTGATCGGCCGTGTCGATGCCAAGCAGGAAACGATTGCCACCCGCAAGGCTTCGCAAAACGCCATTGAAGGCCTGGCATCGGCATTGCCGGAACTGGTCGGCGGTTCCGCAGATCTGGCAGGATCCAACCTAACCCTCTGGTCAGGCTCTAAGGGCTGCAAGCGGGAGAACGGAGGCAACTATGTTTATTATGGCGTGCGTGAATTCGGCATGAGCGCAATGATGAACGGGCTGTCCCTGCATGGCGGCATCATTCCGTACGGCGCGACCTTCCTGATGTTTTCGGAATATGCCCGCAATGCCTTGCGCATGGCTGCACTGATGAAAATTCGCACTTTGTTCGTGTTTACCCATGACTCGATCGGCTTGGGCGAAGATGGTCCGACACACCAACCGGTGGAACAGACCGCGACGTTACGTTATATCCCCAACATGGACGTATGGCGGCCTTGTGATACCGTTGAATCCACTATCGCGTGGGCACGCGCAATTGAACGCAAGGATGGTCCTTCAACACTGATCTTCAGCCGCCAGAATCTGCCTTTTCAGAAACGCGACGCCGCCACTATCAAGCTGATCGACAAGGGTGGCTATATCCTTTCCGAGGCCGCGGGCGATAAGCCACAGGCCATCATTATCGCCACCGGTTCTGAAGTGGGACTGGCAATAATGGCACAAAAGGCACTTGCTGAAACAGGTATCCACGTGCGCGTGGTTTCAATGCCTTGTACAAACCTGTTTGACCGCCAGGACCCGGCTTATAAAGATAGTGTATTGCCAAAGGGTATAGGACGCGTAGCGGTCGAGGCAGGTGTCACCGATTACTGGCGCAAATATGTTGGACTTGAAGGCGCGGTGGTCGGCATGGATACATTTGGCGAGTCAGCGCCTGCCGGCGATCTATTCAAGCATTTCGGCTTCACCGTCGAAAATGTGATAAAGGCGGTGAATAGCGTTATTTAA
- the fba gene encoding class II fructose-bisphosphate aldolase (catalyzes the reversible aldol condensation of dihydroxyacetonephosphate and glyceraldehyde 3-phosphate in the Calvin cycle, glycolysis, and/or gluconeogenesis): MALVSLRQLLDHAAENGYGLPAFNVNNLEQIQAIMQAADECNSPVIMQGSAGARKYAGEAFLRHLIAAAVEAYPHIPVVMHQDHGASPAVCINAIRSGFSSVMMDGSLESDAKTPSSYEYNVEVTAKVVEMAHAVGVSVEGELGCLGSLESGMGEAEDGHGAEGKLSHDQLLTDPEQAADFVKQTGVDALAIAIGTSHGAYKFTRKPTGDILAIERVKEIHQRIPNTHLVMHGSSSVPQEWLDIIREYGGEMKETYGVPVEEIQEGIKHGVRKINIDTDIRLAMTGAIRRHLAKNKSEFDPRKFLKDATAAAKDICKARFEAFGCAGQADKIKPVMLDNMANKYAKGELKAVIK, from the coding sequence ATGGCACTCGTATCATTGCGTCAACTTTTGGATCATGCGGCGGAAAATGGCTATGGTCTGCCCGCTTTCAATGTCAATAATCTGGAGCAGATTCAGGCCATCATGCAAGCGGCCGATGAATGCAACAGTCCGGTCATCATGCAGGGCTCGGCGGGTGCCCGCAAATATGCGGGTGAAGCCTTTTTACGCCACCTGATTGCGGCGGCGGTGGAGGCCTATCCGCATATTCCCGTGGTCATGCATCAGGACCACGGTGCCTCCCCGGCGGTGTGCATTAACGCCATCCGCAGCGGTTTTTCCAGTGTGATGATGGATGGCTCGCTGGAGTCGGATGCCAAGACGCCATCCTCCTATGAATACAACGTGGAGGTCACCGCCAAGGTGGTCGAGATGGCGCATGCGGTCGGTGTTTCTGTCGAAGGTGAGCTGGGTTGTCTGGGTTCACTCGAATCCGGCATGGGTGAAGCGGAAGACGGGCACGGAGCGGAAGGGAAGCTATCTCATGATCAACTGCTGACCGATCCGGAGCAGGCGGCCGATTTCGTCAAACAAACAGGCGTGGATGCGCTGGCCATCGCCATCGGGACTTCTCATGGCGCGTACAAATTCACGCGCAAACCGACGGGCGACATTCTTGCAATCGAGCGCGTTAAGGAAATTCATCAGCGTATTCCCAATACGCATCTGGTGATGCACGGCTCCAGTTCCGTGCCGCAGGAGTGGCTCGACATCATCCGCGAATATGGTGGAGAGATGAAGGAAACCTATGGCGTGCCGGTGGAGGAAATCCAGGAAGGCATTAAGCATGGTGTGCGCAAGATCAATATCGATACCGACATCCGCCTCGCCATGACGGGTGCGATCCGCCGCCATCTTGCCAAAAACAAGAGCGAGTTCGATCCGCGCAAATTCCTCAAGGATGCAACCGCCGCGGCGAAGGATATTTGCAAGGCACGCTTCGAAGCATTTGGCTGCGCCGGCCAGGCCGACAAGATCAAACCGGTCATGCTGGACAACATGGCAAACAAATATGCCAAGGGTGAGTTGAAAGCCGTTATAAAATAA